A DNA window from Pseudomonas tohonis contains the following coding sequences:
- a CDS encoding 8-oxoguanine deaminase: MGKTLLVKNADLLVTMDGERREIRQGGLFIEDNVIRQVGPSAELPQSADEVLDLKGHIVIPGLVNTHHHMYQSLTRVVPAAQDGELFNWLTNLYPIWARLTPEMIQVSTQTAMAELILSGCTTSSDHLYIYPNGCKLDDSIHAAGEIGMRFHAARGSMSVGRSQGGLPPDSVVEKEADILKESQRLIEDYHDASHGSMLRVVVAPCSPFSVSQDLMREAAVLARQYGVSLHTHLAENVNDIAYSREKFGMTPAEYAEDLGWVGHDVWHAHCVQLDQHGIDLFARTGTGVAHCPCSNMRLASGIAPIRRMRDAGVPVGLGVDGSASNDGATMIGEVRQALLLQRVGFGPDAMTAREAMEIATLGGAKVLNRDDIGALAPGMAADFVAFDLNQIAFAGALHDPLAALVFCAPAQVSHSVINGRLVVKDGQLMTVDLPRVIERHNRLAHQLVLGE, from the coding sequence ATGGGCAAGACATTGCTGGTGAAGAACGCTGACCTGCTGGTCACGATGGATGGCGAGCGCCGCGAGATCAGGCAGGGCGGCCTGTTCATCGAGGACAACGTCATCCGCCAGGTGGGGCCGAGCGCCGAGCTGCCGCAGAGCGCGGACGAGGTGCTGGACCTCAAGGGCCACATCGTCATCCCCGGCCTGGTCAACACCCACCACCACATGTACCAGAGCCTCACCCGCGTGGTGCCGGCCGCCCAGGACGGCGAGCTGTTCAACTGGCTGACCAACCTCTACCCGATCTGGGCGCGCCTGACCCCCGAGATGATCCAGGTCTCCACCCAGACGGCGATGGCCGAGCTGATCCTTTCCGGCTGCACCACCTCCAGCGACCACCTCTACATCTACCCCAACGGCTGCAAGCTGGACGACAGCATCCACGCCGCCGGTGAGATCGGCATGCGCTTCCACGCCGCGCGCGGCAGCATGAGCGTCGGCCGCAGCCAGGGCGGCCTGCCGCCGGACTCGGTGGTGGAGAAGGAGGCGGACATCCTCAAGGAATCCCAGCGCCTGATCGAGGACTACCACGACGCGTCCCATGGCTCGATGCTGCGGGTGGTGGTGGCGCCGTGCTCGCCCTTCTCGGTGAGCCAGGACCTGATGCGTGAGGCGGCGGTGCTCGCGCGCCAGTATGGCGTGTCGCTGCACACCCACCTGGCGGAGAACGTCAACGACATCGCCTACAGCCGCGAGAAGTTCGGCATGACCCCCGCCGAATACGCCGAAGACCTGGGCTGGGTCGGCCATGACGTGTGGCATGCCCACTGCGTCCAGCTCGACCAGCACGGCATCGACCTGTTCGCCCGCACCGGCACCGGCGTCGCCCACTGCCCCTGCTCGAACATGCGCCTGGCCTCGGGCATCGCGCCGATCCGCCGCATGCGCGATGCCGGCGTCCCGGTCGGCCTGGGTGTCGACGGCTCGGCCTCCAACGATGGCGCCACCATGATCGGCGAGGTGCGCCAGGCCCTGCTGCTGCAGCGCGTCGGTTTCGGCCCCGATGCCATGACCGCGCGCGAGGCAATGGAGATCGCCACCCTGGGCGGCGCCAAGGTGCTCAACCGTGACGACATCGGTGCCCTGGCCCCTGGCATGGCGGCGGACTTCGTCGCCTTCGACCTGAACCAGATCGCCTTCGCCGGCGCCCTCCACGATCCGCTGGCGGCCCTGGTGTTCTGCGCCCCGGCCCAGGTCTCCCACAGCGTGATCAACGGTCGCCTGGTGGTGAAGGATGGCCAGTTGATGACCGTCGACCTGCCGCGCGTGATCGAGCGCCACAACCGCCTCGCTCATCAGTTGGTGCTGGGCGAGTGA
- a CDS encoding GlcG/HbpS family heme-binding protein, producing MSTLSLETAVSISNRALAIGRELRTAPLTIAVLDAGGHLITLQREDGASMLRPQIAIGKAWGAVALGKGSRLIAADAQQRPAFIGAVNNLADGNLVPAPGGVLIRNQAGEVIGAIGISGDTSDIDEQCAISGVESVGLKADAGIAAA from the coding sequence ATGAGCACCCTGTCCCTGGAAACCGCTGTCAGCATCTCCAACCGCGCCCTGGCCATCGGCCGCGAACTGCGAACAGCGCCCCTGACCATTGCCGTGCTGGATGCCGGCGGCCACCTGATCACCCTGCAGCGTGAAGACGGCGCCAGCATGCTTCGCCCGCAGATCGCCATCGGCAAGGCCTGGGGCGCCGTCGCCCTCGGCAAGGGCTCGCGCCTGATCGCCGCCGACGCGCAGCAGCGCCCGGCCTTCATCGGCGCGGTGAACAACCTGGCCGACGGCAACCTGGTGCCTGCGCCGGGTGGCGTGCTGATCCGCAATCAGGCGGGGGAGGTGATCGGCGCCATCGGCATCAGCGGCGACACCTCCGATATCGACGAGCAGTGCGCCATCAGCGGCGTGGAATCGGTGGGCCTCAAGGCCGACGCCGGCATCGCGGCGGCCTGA
- a CDS encoding RtcB family protein has product MKKTPFKRVQQKLARAGVSISRVNGNTLSVSSLNRAGLGASILLPESFPIEEKAVLQLLDFAGVSHPDGGEVRCACATPDFHAGSGIPVGAVIVTSPDMVIPQSIGTDINCGMRLHRLGVHYDAFLARKAEWVERVRGDLLGGTRNIPTAPGEMTALFEGGLGDFWGAVGRRSARDGLLARLDLEQVTRELAGLHPSSFVRGSAAYAPEALQNTGRAVLRDPGLGTIGGGNHFVEVQVVTELVDRRACFERGLTVGQVVVMIHTGSRDVGFHVGRRWMDKARELWPKGMKHPESKVFALVGEMAGHYLLAMHSAAHYADANRALIAEMVRQRTRELFGPDTEAPLLVDVPHNIVLQEPQGNVHRKGATPAYAGQDLLIPGSMGHDSYLLTGLGNPRWLSSASHGAGRSMSRSEILFQGRKDPGILGLERVQCITTREERMIEEAPGAYKEIGEVVRSQVEEETVAVIARFSPVLTFKA; this is encoded by the coding sequence ATGAAGAAGACTCCCTTCAAGCGGGTCCAGCAGAAGCTGGCCCGAGCCGGCGTGTCCATCAGCCGCGTCAACGGCAACACCCTGTCCGTTTCCTCGCTCAACCGCGCCGGCCTGGGCGCCAGCATCCTGCTGCCCGAATCCTTTCCCATCGAGGAGAAGGCGGTGTTGCAGTTGCTGGATTTCGCCGGTGTCTCCCACCCCGACGGCGGCGAGGTGCGTTGCGCCTGCGCGACGCCGGACTTCCACGCCGGCTCCGGCATCCCGGTGGGCGCGGTCATCGTCACCAGCCCCGACATGGTGATTCCCCAGAGCATCGGCACCGATATCAACTGCGGCATGCGCCTGCATCGGCTGGGCGTCCACTACGATGCTTTCCTCGCACGCAAGGCCGAGTGGGTGGAGCGCGTGCGGGGCGACCTGCTGGGCGGCACCCGCAACATCCCCACGGCGCCAGGCGAGATGACGGCGCTGTTCGAAGGCGGGCTCGGTGATTTCTGGGGCGCCGTGGGGCGTCGCTCCGCTCGCGACGGTCTCCTGGCGCGGCTCGACCTGGAGCAGGTCACACGCGAGCTGGCGGGGCTGCACCCCTCGTCCTTCGTCCGTGGCTCGGCGGCCTACGCCCCGGAGGCGTTGCAGAACACGGGTCGTGCCGTGCTGCGGGATCCGGGGCTGGGCACCATCGGTGGCGGCAACCACTTCGTCGAGGTGCAGGTCGTGACCGAGCTGGTCGATCGGCGCGCCTGTTTCGAGCGCGGGCTGACCGTGGGGCAGGTGGTGGTGATGATCCACACCGGCTCCCGGGACGTTGGCTTCCATGTCGGCCGGCGCTGGATGGACAAGGCCCGGGAGCTCTGGCCCAAGGGCATGAAGCATCCCGAGTCGAAGGTCTTCGCCCTGGTGGGCGAGATGGCCGGGCACTACCTGCTGGCCATGCACAGCGCGGCTCACTACGCCGACGCCAACCGGGCGCTGATCGCCGAGATGGTGCGCCAGCGGACCCGCGAACTGTTCGGCCCCGACACCGAGGCGCCGCTGCTGGTGGATGTGCCGCACAACATCGTGCTGCAGGAGCCGCAGGGCAACGTCCACCGCAAGGGGGCGACGCCGGCCTATGCGGGGCAGGACCTGCTGATCCCCGGGAGCATGGGGCACGACTCCTACCTGCTCACCGGGCTCGGCAACCCGCGCTGGCTGAGCTCGGCCAGCCACGGGGCGGGGCGCTCCATGTCGCGCAGCGAGATCCTCTTCCAGGGGCGCAAGGACCCGGGCATCCTCGGCCTGGAGCGGGTGCAGTGCATCACCACCCGCGAGGAGCGGATGATCGAGGAGGCGCCCGGTGCCTACAAGGAGATCGGCGAGGTGGTGCGCTCGCAGGTGGAGGAGGAGACGGTGGCGGTGATCGCCCGGTTCAGCCCGGTGCTCACCTTCAAGGCCTGA
- the moaA gene encoding GTP 3',8-cyclase MoaA, giving the protein MQDSTLRDPFGRRITYLRLSVTDRCDFRCTYCMSEDMVFAPRAQILSLEELYAVADAFIGLGVRRIRVTGGEPLVRKGLTGLLARLGARRELEDLAITSNGSQLAHMAHDLRAAGVTRLNISLDSLQRERFAAFTRRDCLDQVLAGIDAARDAGFQRIKLNTVVQKGRNDDEVEDLVAFAVEHGLDISFIEEMPLGSISSHERKVTLCTSEEVRERVERRFQLLPSSHRTGGPSRYWQVIGSDTQVGFISPHSRNFCGDCNRVRVTAEGKLVLCLGHEGALDLKALIRRHPGDGERLRAALVDALRLKPERHHFDADSQVQVVRFMSTTGG; this is encoded by the coding sequence ATGCAAGACAGCACATTGCGCGACCCCTTCGGTCGCCGGATCACCTACCTGCGTCTCTCGGTCACGGACCGTTGCGACTTCCGTTGCACCTACTGCATGAGCGAAGACATGGTCTTCGCCCCGCGGGCGCAGATACTCAGCCTCGAAGAGCTCTACGCCGTGGCCGATGCCTTCATCGGGCTCGGGGTCAGGCGCATCCGCGTGACCGGTGGCGAGCCGCTGGTGCGCAAGGGCCTCACCGGCCTGCTGGCGCGGCTCGGTGCCCGCCGCGAGCTGGAAGACCTGGCCATCACCAGCAACGGTTCGCAGCTCGCCCACATGGCGCACGACCTGCGCGCCGCCGGCGTCACCCGTCTCAACATCAGCCTCGATTCCCTGCAGCGCGAGCGCTTCGCCGCCTTCACCCGTCGTGATTGCCTCGACCAGGTGCTGGCCGGCATCGACGCCGCGCGCGACGCCGGGTTCCAGCGCATCAAGCTCAACACCGTGGTGCAGAAAGGCCGTAACGACGATGAGGTCGAGGACCTGGTGGCGTTCGCCGTCGAGCATGGCCTGGACATCAGCTTCATCGAGGAGATGCCCCTGGGCAGCATCTCCAGCCACGAACGCAAGGTCACCCTCTGCACCTCCGAAGAGGTGCGCGAGCGGGTCGAGCGACGCTTCCAGCTCCTGCCCAGCAGCCATCGCACCGGTGGTCCGTCGCGCTACTGGCAGGTGATCGGCAGCGACACCCAGGTCGGCTTCATTTCCCCCCACAGCCGCAACTTCTGCGGCGACTGCAACCGTGTGCGCGTCACCGCCGAAGGCAAGCTGGTGCTGTGCCTCGGCCATGAAGGTGCACTGGACCTCAAGGCACTGATCCGTCGTCACCCCGGTGACGGCGAGCGGCTGCGCGCGGCCCTGGTGGATGCCCTGAGGCTGAAGCCGGAGCGGCACCATTTCGATGCGGATTCCCAGGTACAGGTAGTCCGCTTCATGAGCACCACCGGCGGCTGA
- the hyi gene encoding hydroxypyruvate isomerase, with product MPRFAANLSMLFTEVDFLDRFAAAADAGFTGVEYLFPYDFPAEEIKARLDANKLEQVLFNLPAGDWGKGERGIACHPDRVEEFRAGVDKAIAYAKVLGNQQVNCLAGIRPQGPDCATVEKTFVDNLKYAAEKLQAAGIRLVMEMINTRDIPGFYLNTTRQALAIREKVGSANLFLQYDIYHMQIMEGDLARTVEGNLAVINHVQLADNPGRNEPGTGEINYRFLFEHLDRIGYQGWVGCEYKPATTTAAGLGWLKTHNAI from the coding sequence ATGCCCCGTTTTGCCGCCAACCTGTCCATGCTGTTCACCGAAGTGGACTTCCTGGACCGTTTCGCCGCCGCTGCCGACGCCGGTTTCACCGGTGTCGAGTACCTCTTCCCCTACGACTTCCCGGCCGAGGAGATCAAGGCCCGCCTGGACGCCAACAAGCTGGAACAGGTGCTGTTCAACCTGCCCGCCGGCGACTGGGGCAAGGGTGAGCGCGGCATCGCCTGCCACCCGGACCGCGTCGAGGAATTCCGCGCCGGCGTCGACAAGGCCATCGCCTACGCCAAGGTGCTCGGCAACCAGCAGGTCAACTGCCTGGCCGGCATCCGCCCCCAGGGCCCGGACTGCGCCACCGTCGAGAAGACCTTCGTCGACAACCTGAAGTACGCCGCCGAGAAGCTGCAAGCCGCAGGCATCCGCCTGGTCATGGAAATGATCAACACCCGCGACATCCCGGGCTTCTACCTGAACACCACCCGGCAGGCCCTGGCGATCCGCGAGAAGGTCGGCAGCGCCAACCTGTTCCTGCAGTACGACATCTATCACATGCAGATCATGGAAGGTGACCTGGCGCGCACCGTGGAAGGCAACCTCGCCGTGATCAACCACGTGCAGCTGGCCGACAACCCGGGCCGCAACGAGCCGGGCACCGGCGAGATCAACTACCGCTTCCTCTTCGAGCACCTGGACCGCATCGGCTACCAGGGCTGGGTCGGCTGCGAGTACAAGCCCGCCACCACCACCGCCGCCGGCCTTGGCTGGCTGAAAACCCATAACGCCATCTAA
- the gcl gene encoding glyoxylate carboligase, producing the protein MAKMRAIEAAVLVMRREGIDTAFGIPGAAINPLYAALNKIGGIDHVLARHVEGASHMAEGYTRTNPGNIGLCIGTSGPAGTDMVTGLYSASADSIPILCITGQAPRARLHKEDFQAVDITSIVKPVTKWATTVLEPGQVPYAFQKAFFEMRSGRPGPVLIDLPFDVQMAEIEFDIDAYEPLSVNKPSATRIQAEKALAMLNEAERPLIVSGGGVINANASDKLVEFAELTGVPVIPTLMGWGTIPDDHALMAGMCGLQTSHRYGNATLLESDLVFGIGNRWANRHTGSVDVYTQGRRFIHVDIEPTQIGRVFTPDLGIVSDAGSALDAFLEVAREWKAAGKLKDRSAWVESCRERKRTLQRKTHFDNVPVKPQRVYEEMNEFFGKDTCYVSTIGLSQIAGAQFLHVYKPRHWINCGQAGPLGWTVPAALGVVKADPSRPVVALSGDYDFQFMIEELAVGAQFNLPYIHVLVNNSYLGLIRQAQRGFEIDYCVQLSFDNVNAPELNGYGVDHVAVVEGLGCKAIRVFDANELQSAFAKARKLMEEFRVPVVVEVILERVTNISMGTEINAINEFEELAQRGADAPTAISLLD; encoded by the coding sequence ATGGCCAAAATGAGAGCAATCGAGGCCGCCGTCCTGGTGATGCGCCGCGAAGGCATCGACACCGCGTTCGGCATCCCCGGCGCCGCCATCAACCCGCTGTACGCCGCACTGAACAAGATCGGCGGCATTGACCATGTCCTGGCCCGTCACGTCGAGGGCGCCTCGCACATGGCAGAGGGCTACACCCGCACCAACCCGGGCAACATCGGCCTGTGCATCGGTACGTCCGGCCCTGCCGGCACCGACATGGTCACCGGCCTGTACTCGGCCTCCGCCGACTCCATCCCGATCCTCTGCATCACCGGCCAGGCCCCTCGTGCCCGCCTGCACAAGGAAGACTTCCAGGCCGTCGACATCACCAGCATCGTCAAGCCGGTGACCAAGTGGGCGACCACCGTCCTCGAGCCGGGCCAGGTGCCCTACGCCTTCCAGAAGGCCTTCTTCGAAATGCGCAGCGGCCGTCCCGGCCCGGTGCTGATCGACCTGCCCTTCGACGTGCAGATGGCCGAGATCGAATTCGACATCGACGCCTACGAGCCGCTGTCGGTGAACAAGCCGTCCGCCACCCGCATCCAGGCCGAGAAGGCCCTGGCCATGCTCAATGAGGCCGAGCGCCCGCTGATCGTTTCCGGCGGCGGCGTGATCAACGCCAACGCCTCCGACAAGCTGGTCGAATTCGCCGAGCTGACCGGCGTACCGGTGATCCCGACCCTGATGGGCTGGGGCACCATCCCCGACGACCATGCCCTGATGGCCGGCATGTGCGGCCTGCAGACCTCGCACCGCTACGGCAACGCCACGCTGCTGGAATCGGACCTGGTGTTCGGCATCGGCAACCGCTGGGCCAACCGCCACACCGGCTCCGTCGACGTCTACACCCAGGGCCGCCGCTTCATCCACGTGGACATCGAGCCCACCCAGATCGGCCGCGTGTTCACCCCGGACCTGGGCATCGTCTCCGACGCCGGCTCCGCGCTGGACGCCTTCCTCGAAGTCGCCCGCGAGTGGAAAGCCGCCGGCAAGCTGAAGGACCGCAGCGCCTGGGTCGAATCCTGCCGCGAGCGCAAGCGCACCCTGCAGCGCAAGACCCACTTCGACAACGTGCCGGTCAAGCCGCAGCGCGTGTACGAGGAAATGAACGAGTTCTTCGGCAAGGACACCTGCTACGTCAGCACCATCGGCCTGTCGCAGATCGCCGGCGCCCAGTTCCTGCACGTGTACAAGCCCCGCCACTGGATCAACTGCGGCCAGGCCGGCCCGCTGGGCTGGACCGTTCCCGCCGCCCTCGGCGTGGTCAAGGCCGATCCGAGCCGGCCGGTGGTGGCGCTCTCGGGTGACTACGACTTCCAGTTCATGATCGAGGAGCTGGCCGTGGGCGCGCAGTTCAACCTGCCCTACATCCACGTGCTGGTGAACAACTCCTACCTGGGCCTGATCCGCCAGGCGCAGCGCGGCTTCGAGATCGACTACTGCGTGCAGCTGTCCTTCGACAACGTCAACGCACCGGAGCTCAACGGCTACGGCGTGGACCACGTCGCGGTGGTCGAGGGCCTGGGCTGCAAGGCCATCCGCGTGTTCGACGCCAACGAACTGCAGAGCGCCTTCGCCAAGGCCCGCAAGCTGATGGAAGAGTTCCGCGTACCGGTCGTGGTCGAGGTCATCCTGGAGCGTGTCACCAACATCTCCATGGGCACCGAGATCAACGCGATCAACGAGTTCGAAGAACTGGCCCAACGCGGCGCCGACGCCCCGACCGCCATCTCGCTGCTGGACTGA
- a CDS encoding TetR/AcrR family transcriptional regulator has protein sequence MSSIRERNKELILRAASEEFADKGFAATKTSDIAAKAGLPKPNVYYYFKSKENLYREVLESIVEPLLAASHPFNAGGHPGDVLKAYIRSKIRISRELPHASKVFASEIMHGAPHLSAEQTAHLNEQARHNIACIQGWIDQGLMARIDPSHLLFSIWAATQTYADFDWQISVVTGKASLSDADYEAAADTIIRLVLKGCEVQEAPQAQSA, from the coding sequence GTGAGCAGCATTCGCGAGCGCAATAAAGAGCTGATCCTGCGGGCAGCCAGTGAAGAGTTCGCCGACAAGGGTTTCGCCGCCACCAAGACCAGCGACATCGCAGCCAAGGCCGGCCTGCCAAAGCCCAACGTCTACTACTACTTCAAGTCCAAGGAGAACCTCTACCGCGAGGTGCTCGAAAGCATCGTCGAGCCGCTGCTGGCCGCCTCCCACCCCTTCAATGCGGGCGGACACCCGGGGGATGTGCTCAAGGCCTACATCCGCTCGAAGATCCGCATCTCCCGCGAGCTGCCCCACGCCTCGAAGGTGTTCGCCAGCGAGATCATGCACGGTGCGCCGCACCTGTCCGCCGAGCAGACCGCCCACCTCAACGAGCAGGCCCGCCACAACATCGCCTGCATCCAGGGCTGGATCGACCAGGGGCTGATGGCCAGGATCGACCCCAGCCACCTGCTGTTCAGCATCTGGGCCGCGACCCAGACCTACGCCGACTTCGACTGGCAGATTTCCGTCGTCACCGGCAAGGCCTCGCTCAGCGACGCCGACTACGAAGCCGCCGCCGACACCATCATCCGCCTCGTACTCAAAGGCTGCGAGGTGCAGGAAGCCCCCCAGGCGCAGAGCGCCTGA
- a CDS encoding 2-hydroxy-3-oxopropionate reductase, producing the protein MAKIGFIGTGIMGKPMAQNLQKAGHTLFFSEHFDKAPADLLGDNGIALANPREVAQEAEFIIIMVPDTPQVDDVLFRKDGVVEGVGAGKVVIDMSSISPSATKVFAEKVKATGASYLDAPVSGGEVGAKAATLSIMVGGCPNAFERALPLFQAMGKNITRVGGNGDGQTAKVANQIIVALNIQAVAEALLFAAKNGADPAKVREALMGGFAGSKILEVHGERMIKGTFDPGFRISLHQKDLNLALSGARELGLNLPNTANAQQVFSTCAAIGGSNWDHSALVKGLEHMANFSIRKE; encoded by the coding sequence ATGGCCAAGATCGGATTCATCGGAACCGGCATCATGGGCAAGCCCATGGCTCAGAACCTGCAGAAAGCCGGCCACACCCTGTTCTTCTCCGAGCACTTCGACAAGGCACCCGCCGACCTGCTCGGCGACAACGGCATCGCCCTGGCCAACCCGCGCGAAGTGGCCCAGGAAGCCGAGTTCATCATCATCATGGTTCCGGACACCCCCCAGGTCGACGACGTACTGTTCCGCAAGGACGGCGTGGTCGAGGGCGTCGGCGCCGGCAAGGTGGTGATCGACATGAGCTCCATCTCCCCCTCCGCCACCAAGGTCTTCGCCGAGAAGGTCAAGGCCACCGGCGCCTCCTACCTGGACGCCCCGGTATCCGGCGGTGAAGTCGGCGCCAAGGCCGCGACCCTGAGCATCATGGTCGGTGGCTGCCCGAACGCCTTCGAGCGCGCCCTGCCGCTGTTCCAGGCCATGGGCAAGAACATCACCCGCGTGGGTGGCAACGGTGACGGCCAGACCGCCAAGGTCGCCAACCAGATCATCGTCGCCCTGAACATCCAGGCCGTCGCCGAAGCCCTGCTGTTCGCCGCCAAGAACGGCGCCGACCCGGCCAAGGTGCGCGAAGCGCTGATGGGCGGCTTCGCCGGCTCGAAGATCCTCGAAGTGCACGGCGAGCGCATGATCAAGGGCACCTTCGACCCGGGCTTCCGCATCAGCCTGCACCAGAAGGACCTCAACCTGGCCCTGTCCGGCGCCCGCGAACTGGGCCTGAACCTGCCCAACACCGCCAACGCCCAGCAGGTCTTCAGCACCTGCGCCGCCATCGGTGGCAGCAACTGGGACCACTCCGCGCTGGTGAAGGGCCTGGAGCACATGGCCAACTTCTCCATCCGCAAAGAGTAA